The DNA sequence CGGAACAGATGTCGGCGCTCGCGATGGCGATCCTGTTGCGCGGCATGAACCGCCGTGAGATCGCCCGGTGGACGGCGGCGATGATGAACTCCGGAGAACGGATGGACTTCACCCATCTCCGGCGCAACGGCAAGCAGCTGAGGACCGTCGACAAGCACTCGACAGGTGGGGTGGGGGACAAGATCACGTTGCCGCTGGCGCCGCTCGTCGCGTCCTTCGGCGTCGCGGTGCCACAACTGTCCGGCCGCGGACTGGGGCACACCGGTGGCACGTTGGACAAGCTCGAGGCCATCGCCGGCTGGCGGGCGGACCTGACGAACGACGAGATCGTCGCGCAGCTCGAGTCCGTCGGCGCCGTGATCTGCGCCGCGGGTGCAAGTCTGGCTCCCGCCGACAAGAAGCTCTATGCGCTGCGCGACGTCACGGGGACGGTCGAATCGATTCCGCTGATCGCGAGTTCGATCATGAGCAAGAAGATCGCGGAGGGAACCGGCGCGCTGGTACTGGACGTCAAGGTCGGCTCCGGTGCCTTCATGAAGTCCGAGGCCGATGCGCGCGAGCTGGCCGAGATCATGGTGGAGCTGGGTAACCAAGCAGGTGTGCGCACCTCGGCTCTGTTGACCTCGATGTCGGAGCCTTTGGGGCTGACGGCAGGGAACGCGCTGGAGGTCACCGAATCCGTTGACGTACTTGCCGGTGGTGGACCGCCCGACGTCGTCGAACTCACCGTGGCGTTGGCGGCCGCCATGCTCGACGCCGCGGGGATCACCGGGGTGGACCCGGCGGACAACCTGTCGAACGGCAAGGCGATGGACGTCTGGGACGCGATGATCCGGGCCCAGGGTGGCGACCCCCGCGCGCCGCTGCCCGTGGCCGCCGAGTCCGAGGTCATCCGCGCGCAGACCGCCGGGGTGGTCGAAACAATCGATGCCATGGCTGTCGGCGTGGCCGCATGGCGACTGGGTGCGGGCCGGGAACGGCAGGGCGAAGCAGTCCAGGCGGAGGCCGGGGTGAAGCTCCATGTGAGTGCCGGCGACCGGGTGGCCGTGGGCGACCCGCTGTTCACCATGTACACCGGAACGCCGCAACGTTTTGCTGCCGGGTCGGCGGCACTGGCAGGGGCCGCCGTGATCGGTTCGACAGCGCCGCAAGCCCGGTCGCGGGTGATCGATCGGGTTACCGTCGACACATGACTCCCGCGCCGCTGGACTTGCCGACGATCTCCCTCGCGCCGAAGGTGCTCCTGCACGACCATCTCGACGGCGGACTGCGCCCGGGAACCGTGCTGGAGTTGGCCCACGATGTGGGGTACAAGGACCTGCCTGCCGAGGACGTCCCCGGCCTGGCCTCGTGGTTCCGCGACGCCGCCGACAGCGGATCCTTGGTGCGGTACCTCGAGACGTTCACACACACCGTCGCGGTGATGCAGACGGTCGCGGCTCTCGAGCGGGTGGCCCGTGAATGCGCCGAAGACCTCGCCGACGATGGGGTGGTGTACGCGGAGGTTCGCTTCGCCCCCGAACAGCATCTGGAAGCCGGCCTGACCCTCGACGAGGTTGTCGAGGCCGTGCTGCGAGGATTCGCCGACGGCACCGCACACGCGGCAGACCGGGGCCGGAAGATCCAGGTGCGCACACTGGTGACCGCGATGCGGCACGCCGCCCGGTCGAGGGAGATCGCCGAATTGGCAGTGCGATTCCGCCACCGCGGCGTCGCGGGCTTCGACATTGCGGGCGCCGAGGCCGGCTATCCGCCGAGCAGGCATCTCGATGCGTTCGAGTACATGCGGGCGAACAACGCGCCCTTCACCATTCATGCGGGCGAAGCATTCGGACTACCGTCGATCCACGAGGCGATCAGCTTCTGCGGTGCCGACCGCCTCGGACATGGGGTCCGGGTGATCGAGGACATCGTTCTGCCGCCCGGCACCGATCTTGCGGCAGGTGCATTCCCCGACGCCCAACTGGGCGATGTGGCGAATTACGTGCGCGACAAGCGGATTCCGCTTGAGTTGTGTCCGAGCAGCAACGTCCAGACCGGTGCCGTCGAGAGTCTGGTGACCCATCCGTTCAACGTGCTGGCCCGACTGCGGTTCCGCGTGACGGTGAACACCGACAACCGGCTGATGAGTGACACCACCATGAGCCGGGAGTGCAAAGTCCTCGTCGACCAGTTCGACTACGGCTGGGCCGACCTCGAACGGTTCACGGTGAACGCGATGAAGTCGGCGTTCATCCACTTCGACGAACGACTTGCCATCATCGACGACGTCATCAAGCCGGGGTACGCCGTCCTCATCGGCTGAACGCCGTCAGCCGCGCTCCTACCGGCGTCGACGGTGGCTTTATCCGCGCTTCTTGTCGAGCCGGGTCTCGAACTCGTGCTCCAGCGCCCGCCACGCCTCTGACTCGTTGTCGAAGGGCGGGCTCGGGGCCAAGCGCTTCGGGTCGGGGTTGAGCGCGTAGTTGACGAACCAGCCCAGCGGCGTCGTCGAACCCAGCGCTTCTGCGACGGAATCGTCGTCGGCGAAATCGGCTGCGTCGGTGAACAGCTCGACTGCCAACTCCAGCTGGCGACGGTCGATGCGGCGGGGACCGTCCGCGATGTCCTCGGTGAGGCCCGGCAGCACGTAGACGTTGTCCTCGTACACCTCGATCTCCAGCGAACCGTCGGTTGCGGCGACCTGGATCTCCTCGAAGGTGCTGACCACGGAGAGGTCGTGTTCGTTGTCGTCGGCGAGGAACCGCTCCAGTGCCCGGTGCGAGGGGAAGGCGAAGATCTTGCCGCGTGCCCCCAAGAAGACGGGGTCGTCGTCGAGATAACAACGCAGCGTGAAGAACTCGCCGTCGGCGGTGATGATCTGGATGGGGTCGATGCCGACCGACGCCCAGAAATCGTCCTCGTCGATCTCGTCGTCGTCATCATCGTCATCGTCGAGGTCATCGTCGTCGTCATCGGAATCCGTGTCGTCCGGTTCTCCGTCGACCAACTCGATGTCTTCGTCGGGCTCGTCTTCGTCTTCGGCACTGGCGGCGGCGAGGAGCTCTGCCTCGGCCACCGACACCAGGTCAGCGTCGACCTCGGGGCTGGTGATCACCTCGTCGATGGCATCGACCACGTCGTCCCAGCGTTTGTCGATGAGTGTTCCGATGCGCCCCCACAGTTCTTCACCGTCACGGCCCTGGAAGTTGCGGGTGCCGGTGGTGACGGCACCGAGGATGGGGTTGCCGTTGAAGAACTTGGTGATCGGGGTCAGTTCGCAGACCTCGCCGATGATCCGAACGATCTCGAGTACGTCCTCGAGTTTGGCGATGACCTCGGGTGTGGGGTCTTCAGAGGCGAGCTCGGGAACGGCGATCAGGTCAAAGGACTTGTCCCCGGCCGGTTCGAGTTCGTCGGCCTTGAGTCCGACAACGGTGTTCCACGCAGGGTGTTCCACCAGATCGTTGTCGTCGCCCGAACGGATGAAGGCCACCAGTTCTGCCACGGACGCGAAGCCGTACAGATCCTCGTCGAGACCGAGGAATGCCTCCCACTCATCGTCACCCTCACGCCAGCGTGGGGCCCACAGGGTGAACGCGTTGCCCTCGGTGATTCCGAGTTCGATTGGGACGATGTCTCCGGCCATGGCCACAGAGCCTAGTCACCGATCCTGAACGTCGGCTACATCGGGCATGGCCGGATCGTGACGGTGCCGGATCGCCGGTGGTGTCGCTCGAGTCATCGCGGTCGATAGAACCCTTCGAAGGTCTGACCCATGTTGGTCGTACGCAGCGGGGACACGCTGACCGGGTCACCGGCTTCCACCAGCTGGCCATTGCCCACGTACATGGCGACGTGTCCCGACCACACGGCGAGATCACCCGGCTGGAGATCGGACTGTGCGATCGCGACCCCGGCTGTGTCCTGTTCCTGGGCAAGCCTGGGCAATTCGACTCCGGCCTCCCGGTAGGCCCATTGGGTCAAACCGCTGCAGTCCAGACCCTGCCCGGGCGTGGTGCCGCCCCAGACATAGGGCACGCCCTGCTGGCTCAGTGCTGCCCGTACCGCTGTTGCGGCTCGTTCGTTCGGTGCGTAGGCCACCGACCCGTCGGGCAAGGTGATGGCGACGCCGGTGCCACCGGGGTCGGTCGCCGACAATCCGGCCGGCAGCGTCTGAGCTCCTCCGGCCGCGTCTGGAGATGTGACTGGGGCAGCAGCCTGCACCGGCCCGAACGCTGCGTCGGTGAGATTTCCGAGTTCGTCGCCGACTCGCGCCAATTGGGTGCCGACCATCGCTGAGCCTGCTGGGGTACGGCCGATGGCCATCAGACGGTGAGTGTCGTCGGCCAATGCGGCTTGGGTCTTCTCGAGCACGGCGATGCCGCGTTGGACGTGTGTCATCGCGACCGGAATGACCGCAGCCACACCGGCGGGGGTGAAGAGCGACGGTCCCATGGCCGAGGCGATGGTGACAAACGAATCGAGGATCGACTGGAGTTCGACGGAGGCCAGGCGCACCTTGTCGGCTGCCGACTCGATCACCTCGGCGATGTCGGCGCTGTTGTCGCAATGGTGAGCGGTGTCCCGGACCGCCTGGTCGAGTGTGGCGAGAGCCTGGGAGCCGCCGGCACCGGACCACTGTGGTGCCAGCTCGCTGTTCAATCGATGCTGCGTGGCCCTGGCGTCGTCGAGAACCGCTGCGGTGGAACGAAGTTGCGCCGCAGGAGCGCCCGCGGGCAGGACGCCGGTTCCCATCGCCGTGATCAGGGCGTTCAGCGGGGCGAGCAGGAGCTCGATGGGGATCATCAGATCGCCACGATCTGCGCCGCGTTGTTGTCGTCGGTGTCGGCGTAGGCGATCTGCGCGCCGCGCAGGCCATCACCGAGTGTCCGGACCCTCGCCGCGAGCTGTTCGATCTCGCGGCAGTGCCGGTCGGTGACCATCGCGGCCGCGGCCCCGAACTCGGCTCCGATGATGCCGAACACCGGAGCGAGCAGTGCTGCGTCGGCGCGGCCTGCCAAGGCATGTGTGGCAATGTCCTCGCCGACGGCGCGGGTGCCGAGGGAGGCGGTTCGGAGGGCGGCGGGATCAACGGAGACCTGACTCATGGGCATTCGACGCGATCGCCGGGCGTGACGGTTCCCTCGTATGGTTGGTCAATGCAGATCCGAGCTGTTGATCATCCATTGGCCGCCGCAAGGCTGACCACGTTGCGCGACGAGCGCACCGACAACGCCGCCTTTCGTGGCGCGCTTGCCGACCTCACCCAGATGCTGATCTACGAGGCGCTCGTCGGAGCGCCGGTCGCGGAGGTGCCGGTCACGACGCCCGTGACCACCACCACGGGGGTGCGCCTCGCAGCTCCGCCACTGTTGGTTCCCGTTCTGCGTGCCGGCCTCGGGATGGTGGAACAGGCGCACGCGATGGTGCCGGAAGCGAACGTGGGATTCGTCGGGATCGCCCGCAACGAAGAGACGCACCAGCCGGTTCCGTACCTCGAGTCGCTGCCGGACGATCTGACCGGCCAACCTGTCTTCGTGCTCGACCCGATGCTTGCCACCGGTGGGTCGATGCTGCACACGATCGAACTGCTGGTGCAGCGCAAGGCCACCGACATCACTGCGGTGTGCGTCGTCGCCGCGCCGGAAGGTGTTGAGGCGCTGGAGAAATCGGGGTACCCGGTGCGCCTGGTCACCGCGGCCGTCGACGACGGGCTCAACGCCGCCGCATACATCACACCCGGGCTCGGCGACGCCGGGGACCGCCAGTTCGGGCCCCGCTGACGGGAGCTTGACCCGGTGCATCCCGACGCAGGTCGGGCGGCTCGGTCAGACCGTGTAGAACTCGAGCGCGATGCCGTCGGGGTCACGGAAAGCGATGAGGTGGCCGGTGGAGCCGACGGCGATCCCGCTGTGCTCGACGCCCGCGGCGTCCAGATGGGCCAGCCAGCGTTC is a window from the Williamsia sp. DF01-3 genome containing:
- a CDS encoding thymidine phosphorylase — encoded protein: MGLTGTRRSVVSEIHDAVTVIATKRDGHALSDGQIDWVIDAFTHGTVHAEQMSALAMAILLRGMNRREIARWTAAMMNSGERMDFTHLRRNGKQLRTVDKHSTGGVGDKITLPLAPLVASFGVAVPQLSGRGLGHTGGTLDKLEAIAGWRADLTNDEIVAQLESVGAVICAAGASLAPADKKLYALRDVTGTVESIPLIASSIMSKKIAEGTGALVLDVKVGSGAFMKSEADARELAEIMVELGNQAGVRTSALLTSMSEPLGLTAGNALEVTESVDVLAGGGPPDVVELTVALAAAMLDAAGITGVDPADNLSNGKAMDVWDAMIRAQGGDPRAPLPVAAESEVIRAQTAGVVETIDAMAVGVAAWRLGAGRERQGEAVQAEAGVKLHVSAGDRVAVGDPLFTMYTGTPQRFAAGSAALAGAAVIGSTAPQARSRVIDRVTVDT
- a CDS encoding adenosine deaminase, with the protein product MTPAPLDLPTISLAPKVLLHDHLDGGLRPGTVLELAHDVGYKDLPAEDVPGLASWFRDAADSGSLVRYLETFTHTVAVMQTVAALERVARECAEDLADDGVVYAEVRFAPEQHLEAGLTLDEVVEAVLRGFADGTAHAADRGRKIQVRTLVTAMRHAARSREIAELAVRFRHRGVAGFDIAGAEAGYPPSRHLDAFEYMRANNAPFTIHAGEAFGLPSIHEAISFCGADRLGHGVRVIEDIVLPPGTDLAAGAFPDAQLGDVANYVRDKRIPLELCPSSNVQTGAVESLVTHPFNVLARLRFRVTVNTDNRLMSDTTMSRECKVLVDQFDYGWADLERFTVNAMKSAFIHFDERLAIIDDVIKPGYAVLIG
- a CDS encoding primosomal protein, translating into MAGDIVPIELGITEGNAFTLWAPRWREGDDEWEAFLGLDEDLYGFASVAELVAFIRSGDDNDLVEHPAWNTVVGLKADELEPAGDKSFDLIAVPELASEDPTPEVIAKLEDVLEIVRIIGEVCELTPITKFFNGNPILGAVTTGTRNFQGRDGEELWGRIGTLIDKRWDDVVDAIDEVITSPEVDADLVSVAEAELLAAASAEDEDEPDEDIELVDGEPDDTDSDDDDDDLDDDDDDDDEIDEDDFWASVGIDPIQIITADGEFFTLRCYLDDDPVFLGARGKIFAFPSHRALERFLADDNEHDLSVVSTFEEIQVAATDGSLEIEVYEDNVYVLPGLTEDIADGPRRIDRRQLELAVELFTDAADFADDDSVAEALGSTTPLGWFVNYALNPDPKRLAPSPPFDNESEAWRALEHEFETRLDKKRG
- a CDS encoding C40 family peptidase, which translates into the protein MIPIELLLAPLNALITAMGTGVLPAGAPAAQLRSTAAVLDDARATQHRLNSELAPQWSGAGGSQALATLDQAVRDTAHHCDNSADIAEVIESAADKVRLASVELQSILDSFVTIASAMGPSLFTPAGVAAVIPVAMTHVQRGIAVLEKTQAALADDTHRLMAIGRTPAGSAMVGTQLARVGDELGNLTDAAFGPVQAAAPVTSPDAAGGAQTLPAGLSATDPGGTGVAITLPDGSVAYAPNERAATAVRAALSQQGVPYVWGGTTPGQGLDCSGLTQWAYREAGVELPRLAQEQDTAGVAIAQSDLQPGDLAVWSGHVAMYVGNGQLVEAGDPVSVSPLRTTNMGQTFEGFYRPR
- a CDS encoding type VII secretion target translates to MSQVSVDPAALRTASLGTRAVGEDIATHALAGRADAALLAPVFGIIGAEFGAAAAMVTDRHCREIEQLAARVRTLGDGLRGAQIAYADTDDNNAAQIVAI
- the upp gene encoding uracil phosphoribosyltransferase, yielding MQIRAVDHPLAAARLTTLRDERTDNAAFRGALADLTQMLIYEALVGAPVAEVPVTTPVTTTTGVRLAAPPLLVPVLRAGLGMVEQAHAMVPEANVGFVGIARNEETHQPVPYLESLPDDLTGQPVFVLDPMLATGGSMLHTIELLVQRKATDITAVCVVAAPEGVEALEKSGYPVRLVTAAVDDGLNAAAYITPGLGDAGDRQFGPR